Proteins co-encoded in one Astyanax mexicanus isolate ESR-SI-001 chromosome 1, AstMex3_surface, whole genome shotgun sequence genomic window:
- the si:ch211-22i13.2 gene encoding ADP-ribosylation factor-like protein 6-interacting protein 4, with translation MSGNVDLKERSESSTRTKERRRSRSRGRDEKKRKRSRSRSSSASSSSSSSSSSSSSSRSSSSNDSSSSRSSSSSNDSYQKKRKASKKRKKETPGKKKRKKEKARKRKKEKKHKVEEDVSGPVQISKYLKEKKRSGKYSMISGKKIKMKVKKSKKDKQRDKNRAELLEFLNSTF, from the exons ATG TCTGGAAACGTGGATTTGAAGGAGAGGAGTGAGTCCAGCACACGCACAAAAGAGAGAAGACGATCGAGGAGTAGAG GACGAGATGAGAAGAAGCGAAAACGTAGCAGAAGCAGATCATCATCTGCgagttcttcttcttcatcttcatcctcctcctcatcgTCTTCACGGTCCTCTTCTAGCAATGACTCAAGCAGCAGTAGGAGTAGCTCCAGTAGCAACG ATTCTTACCAAAAGAAAAGAAAGGCCTCAAAGAAACGGAAAAAGGAGACACCTGGCAAAAAG aaacgcAAAAAAGAGAAAGCACGTAAGCGAAAGAAGGAAAAGAAGCACAAAGTAGAGGAAGACGTCTCTGGTCCAGTTCAGATATCAAAG TATCTGAAGGAGAAGAAGCGAAGCGGAAAATATAGCATGATCTCAGGGAAGAAGATCAAAATGAAGGTGAAGAAATCAAAAAAGGACAAGCAG AGAGATAAAAATCGTGCTGAACTGTTGGAGTTTCTGAACTCTACATTTTGA